A window of Streptomyces sp. DG1A-41 contains these coding sequences:
- a CDS encoding dihydrofolate reductase family protein, with product MPHQLLRVQNFNVSSDGFGAGEHQSLERPFGHADPGQMFAWAGATASWPNRTDPGGSRGLDDYLTRDFANNIGAEIMGRNKFGPQRGPWQDYEWKGWWGDEPPFHTPVFVMTHHERPSFTLSDTTFHFVGGDPAAVLEQAREAAQGKDVRLGGGAMTIREFLDADLVDTLHVAVSPVRLGSGSRLWESPEELFDRFHCDVVPSPSGVTHHLFWRK from the coding sequence GTGCCCCACCAGCTACTGCGAGTGCAGAACTTCAACGTCTCGAGTGACGGATTCGGCGCCGGCGAGCACCAGAGCCTGGAGCGCCCGTTCGGCCACGCCGATCCGGGGCAGATGTTCGCCTGGGCCGGTGCCACGGCGAGCTGGCCCAACCGCACCGACCCCGGCGGGAGCCGCGGTCTCGACGACTACCTCACACGCGACTTCGCGAACAACATCGGCGCCGAGATCATGGGCCGCAACAAGTTCGGTCCCCAGCGCGGCCCCTGGCAGGACTACGAGTGGAAGGGCTGGTGGGGTGACGAGCCCCCGTTCCACACGCCGGTGTTCGTCATGACCCACCACGAGCGCCCTTCGTTCACTCTCTCCGACACGACGTTCCACTTCGTCGGCGGCGACCCGGCCGCGGTCCTCGAACAGGCCCGGGAGGCGGCACAGGGCAAGGACGTCCGGCTCGGCGGCGGGGCCATGACCATCCGGGAGTTCCTCGACGCCGACCTGGTCGACACGCTGCACGTGGCGGTCTCGCCGGTGAGACTCGGATCCGGTTCGCGGCTCTGGGAGTCCCCCGAGGAGTTGTTCGACCGGTTCCACTGCGATGTCGTGCCGAGCCCGAGCGGGGTGACGCATCACTTGTTCTGGCGGAAATGA